The following proteins come from a genomic window of Sulfitobacter indolifex:
- the ybgF gene encoding tol-pal system protein YbgF, producing the protein MGLMTAPAALMAQDNDQTLADIRQQLTVLSVEVQKLRRELSTTGAGSVETGGNSVLERVGTMESELQRLTSKTEEMENRINRVVSDGTNRIGDLEYRLVELEGGDLGAIGETSTLGGGEKPAVVAPAPDAGRAVTEVTPGDGASTSGSIITPINEAELAVSEKTDFERAQGALASGDFRSAADLFATFSQTYPGGPLAAEAELRRGEALTGLGDNREAARAFLAAFSADPEGPVAPQSLFELGRSLGTLEQTQEACVTLSEVAVRFPGAPQVSQAEAQRQTLGCS; encoded by the coding sequence ATGGGGCTGATGACCGCCCCCGCCGCGCTTATGGCGCAGGACAACGATCAGACGCTGGCGGACATCCGCCAGCAACTGACTGTGCTGAGCGTCGAGGTGCAAAAGCTGCGCCGCGAGTTGTCCACCACGGGCGCTGGCTCGGTCGAAACGGGTGGCAACTCGGTTTTGGAACGTGTCGGCACCATGGAAAGTGAACTACAGCGTCTCACTTCGAAAACCGAAGAGATGGAGAACCGGATCAACCGGGTCGTTTCCGATGGGACCAATCGCATCGGCGATCTGGAATACCGTCTGGTTGAGCTTGAGGGCGGCGATCTGGGCGCGATTGGCGAAACCTCGACGCTGGGCGGCGGTGAAAAACCCGCTGTTGTGGCACCTGCCCCCGACGCAGGCCGGGCGGTGACAGAAGTCACCCCGGGCGACGGTGCAAGCACGTCGGGTAGCATCATCACCCCCATCAATGAGGCAGAGCTGGCGGTCAGCGAAAAGACCGATTTCGAGCGGGCGCAGGGGGCGCTCGCATCCGGTGACTTTCGCAGCGCCGCCGATCTCTTTGCGACCTTCAGTCAGACCTATCCCGGTGGTCCGCTAGCCGCCGAAGCCGAATTGCGCCGGGGCGAAGCCCTGACTGGGTTGGGCGACAACCGCGAAGCAGCCCGCGCGTTTCTCGCGGCCTTTAGCGCTGATCCAGAAGGGCCCGTCGCACCGCAGTCTTTGTTTGAGCTGGGCCGTTCGCTTGGCACCTTGGAGCAGACACAGGAGGCTTGCGTAACCCTGTCTGAGGTGGCCGTGCGTTTCCCCGGCGCGCCGCAGGTGAGCCAAGCCGAAGCGCAGCGCCAGACGCTGGGTTGCTCCTAA
- a CDS encoding formate--tetrahydrofolate ligase, whose protein sequence is MAFKTDIQIAREAAKRPIQEIGEKLGISSDDLLPYGHDKAKVSQSFIDSVQDRPDGKLILVTAINPTPAGEGKTTTTVGLGDGLNRIGKKAAVCIREASLGPNFGMKGGAAGGGYAQIVPMEEMNLHFTGDFHAITSAHNLLAAMIDNHIYWGNELEIDTRRVVWRRVVDMNDRALRQITASLGGVPNGFPRESGFDITVASEVMAILCLARNLTDLQERLGAMIVAYRRDRTPVYARDIKADGAMTVLLKDAMQPNLVQTLENNPAFVHGGPFANIAHGCNSVIATTMALKLADYVVTEAGFGADLGAEKFMNIKCRKAGLAPSVVVVVATVRAMKMNGGVAKADLGAENVDAVQKGCANLGRHIENVKSFGVPVVVAINHFVTDTDAEVQTVKDYVAAQGSEAILSRHWELGSEGSADLATRVAEIADGDSANFAPLYADAMPLFQKIETIAKRIYRADEVLADQKVRNQLKDWEAQGYGDLPVCMAKTQYSFSTDPDLRGAPTGFSVPIREVRLSAGAGFVVVICGEIMTMPGLPRVPSAEAIKLNADGDVEGLF, encoded by the coding sequence ATGGCTTTTAAAACCGACATTCAAATCGCCCGCGAAGCGGCGAAACGCCCTATTCAGGAAATCGGCGAAAAGCTGGGCATTTCCAGCGATGATCTGCTGCCCTATGGCCATGACAAAGCGAAGGTAAGCCAAAGTTTTATCGATTCTGTTCAGGACCGCCCTGACGGGAAGCTGATCCTCGTCACCGCGATCAACCCCACGCCCGCGGGGGAGGGGAAGACGACCACCACGGTCGGCCTCGGAGACGGGCTGAACCGTATTGGTAAGAAGGCAGCGGTTTGCATCCGCGAAGCTTCGCTCGGGCCAAATTTTGGTATGAAGGGCGGTGCCGCGGGCGGTGGCTATGCGCAGATCGTGCCGATGGAAGAGATGAACTTGCATTTCACCGGCGACTTTCACGCCATTACCTCGGCGCATAATCTGCTCGCCGCAATGATCGACAACCACATCTACTGGGGCAATGAGCTAGAGATCGACACACGCCGCGTTGTCTGGCGTCGGGTGGTCGACATGAACGACCGCGCGCTGCGCCAGATCACGGCCAGTTTGGGCGGCGTGCCGAACGGTTTCCCGCGCGAAAGCGGGTTCGACATCACTGTGGCGTCCGAAGTCATGGCGATCCTGTGCCTCGCGCGCAATTTGACCGACCTGCAAGAGCGCTTGGGTGCGATGATCGTCGCCTACCGCCGCGACCGCACCCCGGTCTATGCCCGCGACATCAAAGCCGATGGTGCCATGACCGTGCTACTGAAAGACGCGATGCAGCCGAACCTCGTGCAGACGCTGGAGAACAACCCCGCTTTCGTGCACGGCGGTCCCTTCGCCAATATCGCCCACGGCTGTAACTCGGTCATCGCGACGACAATGGCCCTGAAACTGGCCGATTACGTGGTGACCGAAGCAGGCTTTGGTGCCGATCTGGGTGCTGAGAAGTTCATGAACATCAAGTGTCGCAAGGCTGGGCTCGCGCCGTCGGTCGTTGTCGTCGTGGCCACGGTGCGCGCGATGAAGATGAACGGCGGTGTGGCTAAGGCCGACCTTGGGGCCGAAAATGTCGATGCCGTTCAGAAGGGCTGCGCCAATCTCGGACGCCATATCGAGAACGTCAAATCCTTTGGCGTTCCGGTTGTTGTGGCGATCAACCACTTTGTCACCGACACCGACGCTGAGGTCCAGACGGTAAAGGACTACGTTGCCGCGCAGGGCTCAGAAGCGATCCTGTCGCGCCACTGGGAATTGGGCTCCGAAGGCTCCGCCGATCTGGCCACCCGCGTGGCAGAAATTGCCGATGGCGACAGCGCCAATTTCGCACCGCTCTATGCCGACGCCATGCCACTGTTCCAAAAAATCGAGACCATCGCCAAACGCATCTACCGCGCGGACGAGGTATTGGCCGACCAAAAGGTGCGCAACCAGCTGAAAGACTGGGAGGCACAGGGTTACGGCGACCTGCCGGTCTGCATGGCAAAGACGCAATACAGCTTTTCAACTGACCCTGACCTGCGCGGCGCGCCCACAGGCTTTAGCGTACCAATCCGCGAGGTACGGCTCTCGGCTGGGGCGGGATTTGTCGTGGTGATCTGCGGTGAGATCATGACCATGCCGGGCCTGCCAAGGGTGCCTTCTGCGGAGGCAATCAAGCTTAACGCCGACGGCGATGTGGAGGGATTGTTCTAA
- the tolR gene encoding protein TolR, with amino-acid sequence MGAGVMKKQGGRGRRRGRAQPMAEINVTPFVDVMLVLLIIFMVAAPLLTVGVPVELPKTAASALPSEQEEPLTVTITAEGAVQIQTTDTARDQLVTKLRAIASERASDRVFLRADGKVSYAQVMEVMGALNAGGFSNIGLVTDSGGPALDGSDTSGG; translated from the coding sequence ATGGGCGCAGGTGTCATGAAAAAACAAGGCGGCAGGGGGCGGCGTCGCGGCCGCGCGCAGCCGATGGCCGAGATCAACGTCACGCCCTTTGTTGACGTTATGCTGGTGCTGTTGATCATCTTCATGGTCGCGGCCCCGCTGCTGACCGTGGGCGTGCCTGTTGAATTGCCCAAAACCGCCGCCAGCGCCCTGCCGTCCGAACAGGAAGAACCGCTGACCGTGACCATCACCGCCGAAGGCGCGGTGCAGATCCAGACTACCGACACGGCGCGTGACCAATTGGTGACCAAGTTGCGGGCGATCGCCTCGGAGCGCGCAAGCGATCGGGTGTTCCTGCGCGCGGACGGCAAAGTGTCTTATGCGCAGGTCATGGAAGTCATGGGCGCGCTCAACGCAGGCGGTTTTTCCAATATCGGTCTGGTGACCGACAGCGGTGGCCCGGCGTTGGACGGCAGCGACACGTCGGGTGGCTGA
- the tolB gene encoding Tol-Pal system beta propeller repeat protein TolB → MLTRLLGLLALCATAATLTLAPNQSHAQPLRIVIDDPTIEPLPFAVPSFQPESGEAGQMAVDLARVVSEDLTGTGLFREIPASAYISTVSDFNAPVEYADWKAINAQALITGAVNVSGNSVNVKFRVYDVFSGEELLDGRGQGGLQFTGTVDGWRRMAHKVADAVYSRITGEGGYFDSRVVYVSETGPKDARQKRLAVMDYDGANLKYLTESGSIVLAPRFSPTGDRVLYTSYESGFPRIYVLDIGTVQRRALQSAEGSMAFAPRFSPSGQTVVYSLSQGGNTDIFSMDINSGQSVRLTNTPAIETAPSFSPDGSRIVFESDRSGSPQLYVMPATGGEATRISFGEGRYGTPVWSPRGDLVAFTKQNKGRFHIGVMRLDGSEERLLTASFLDEGPTWAPNGRVIMFARETQGAGGSSSLYSVDISGRNLKPVRTPEGGSDPSWSPLQQ, encoded by the coding sequence ATGCTGACTAGACTTCTGGGACTACTGGCGCTCTGCGCCACGGCGGCCACGCTCACACTGGCCCCCAACCAGTCGCACGCGCAACCGCTGCGCATCGTGATCGACGACCCAACGATTGAGCCTTTGCCCTTCGCCGTGCCCAGCTTTCAGCCTGAAAGCGGCGAGGCCGGGCAGATGGCCGTCGATCTGGCGCGGGTTGTGTCCGAAGACCTGACCGGCACCGGGCTTTTCCGTGAGATCCCGGCCAGCGCCTATATTTCCACCGTCAGCGATTTTAACGCGCCCGTGGAATACGCGGACTGGAAAGCGATTAACGCGCAGGCGCTGATCACCGGGGCGGTGAACGTTAGCGGTAATTCTGTAAACGTGAAGTTCCGCGTCTATGATGTTTTCTCGGGCGAAGAGCTTCTGGATGGCCGCGGGCAGGGCGGTTTGCAATTTACCGGCACCGTCGATGGCTGGCGCCGGATGGCGCATAAGGTGGCCGATGCGGTCTATAGCCGGATCACCGGCGAGGGCGGCTATTTCGACAGCCGTGTTGTCTATGTCTCGGAAACCGGCCCGAAGGACGCCCGCCAGAAACGTCTGGCAGTGATGGATTACGACGGGGCCAACCTGAAGTATCTGACCGAATCTGGCTCTATCGTGCTTGCGCCGCGGTTCTCGCCCACCGGTGATCGGGTTCTTTACACCAGCTACGAGAGCGGTTTCCCGCGCATCTATGTGCTGGATATCGGCACTGTCCAACGCCGCGCGCTGCAAAGCGCCGAAGGCTCCATGGCCTTCGCGCCGCGCTTCTCACCCAGCGGTCAGACCGTGGTCTATTCGCTGAGCCAAGGTGGCAATACCGACATTTTCTCGATGGACATCAACAGCGGCCAATCGGTGCGCCTGACCAATACCCCCGCGATCGAGACGGCGCCCAGCTTCTCTCCCGATGGCAGCAGAATCGTCTTTGAGAGTGACCGTTCCGGCAGCCCGCAGCTTTATGTCATGCCCGCCACAGGCGGAGAGGCGACGCGGATTTCCTTTGGCGAAGGGCGTTATGGCACGCCCGTCTGGTCGCCGCGTGGGGATTTGGTGGCATTCACCAAACAAAACAAAGGCCGCTTCCACATTGGCGTGATGCGCCTTGATGGCTCAGAAGAGCGGCTGTTGACCGCGTCCTTCCTTGATGAAGGTCCGACTTGGGCGCCCAACGGTCGGGTGATCATGTTCGCCCGTGAAACCCAAGGGGCAGGCGGGTCGTCCTCGCTTTATTCCGTCGATATTTCGGGGCGCAACCTCAAGCCGGTGCGCACGCCCGAAGGCGGCTCTGACCCCTCTTGGTCACCGCTACAGCAGTAA
- a CDS encoding superantigen-like protein SSL4 — MTEVSVISAAEYDALVAAQQPPSSSTEVAQPAPPEVSEETPEVTAEPDTQIEQPEPVQTETPPEDLPPEVTELELPPQTQVDDTPPEMNEPVGDTAVLVPEIAPESRPREAPRVAPEPVEQPDPEVRPDLDEQPAVEPDAEAEAEAVVEEPQEARTPEDSTTEIVTEADKAPAASARPPGRRPTPPPPAPVEVAEKPVETPKPEPKPEAKPEPKPEPKPEPTPVEEPATSSSTEDAIADALSEVLGQPEATAPTPSGPPLSSGERESLRVAVSACWNIGALSTEAARTTVVVGMQMNTDGTPVASSIRLLSSSGGSDTAARQAYEAAKRAVIRCGSSGYKLPQEKYSQWQDIEMTFDPMRSR; from the coding sequence ATGACCGAGGTTTCGGTGATTTCGGCCGCCGAATATGACGCGCTGGTGGCCGCGCAACAGCCGCCATCCTCGTCCACTGAAGTGGCGCAACCCGCCCCGCCAGAGGTGAGTGAGGAGACCCCCGAGGTCACGGCAGAGCCTGACACGCAGATCGAACAGCCCGAGCCGGTGCAGACCGAAACCCCGCCGGAGGATCTCCCTCCTGAGGTGACGGAATTGGAACTGCCGCCGCAGACCCAAGTGGATGATACCCCGCCCGAGATGAACGAGCCGGTGGGTGATACCGCCGTGTTGGTGCCTGAGATCGCGCCCGAATCCCGCCCGCGCGAAGCGCCGCGCGTGGCCCCTGAACCGGTAGAGCAACCCGACCCCGAAGTGCGCCCCGATCTGGACGAGCAGCCCGCCGTTGAGCCGGATGCCGAAGCCGAGGCCGAAGCCGTCGTGGAAGAGCCGCAAGAGGCCCGCACGCCCGAGGACAGCACGACCGAGATCGTCACCGAAGCCGACAAAGCGCCGGCGGCCTCTGCACGTCCGCCCGGCCGCCGTCCGACACCGCCGCCCCCGGCCCCCGTCGAGGTGGCTGAAAAACCGGTTGAGACGCCAAAGCCCGAGCCGAAGCCCGAGGCGAAGCCTGAACCAAAACCCGAGCCGAAGCCAGAACCCACACCCGTAGAGGAACCGGCGACGTCCAGCTCAACCGAGGACGCCATCGCCGATGCGCTGAGCGAAGTCTTGGGCCAGCCAGAAGCCACCGCGCCCACACCAAGCGGCCCGCCGCTGTCGTCGGGTGAGCGCGAATCTCTGCGCGTGGCGGTATCTGCCTGCTGGAACATCGGCGCGCTCTCGACAGAGGCGGCCCGCACCACGGTCGTGGTCGGCATGCAGATGAACACCGACGGCACGCCAGTTGCCAGTTCAATCCGCCTGCTGAGCTCCAGCGGTGGCAGCGACACCGCCGCGCGGCAAGCCTATGAGGCCGCAAAGCGCGCGGTCATTCGTTGCGGCAGCAGCGGCTACAAACTGCCGCAGGAAAAATACAGCCAATGGCAAGACATCGAGATGACATTCGACCCAATGAGGAGCCGATAA
- a CDS encoding MOSC domain-containing protein, protein MPELRTTDHSARITWLGMVPQDRKNIRSVSMEAAFATYAGFEGDFHAGLTRPACVRVRNLYPKGREIRNTRQLSILSAEEMAQIATAIDLPELDPTLLGVSIILEGIPDFTLVPPGSRLQNAQGTTLVVDIENGPCNLPAREIESAAPGHGKGFKAAARGKRGVTAWVEREGPLSLGDELRLFVPNQPSWPHLG, encoded by the coding sequence ATGCCTGAGCTACGCACGACCGATCACAGCGCCCGGATCACCTGGCTGGGCATGGTCCCCCAAGACCGCAAGAACATTCGCTCCGTTTCTATGGAGGCGGCATTTGCGACCTACGCTGGGTTCGAGGGCGACTTCCACGCCGGGCTCACCCGTCCTGCCTGCGTGCGCGTCCGTAATCTGTACCCCAAGGGCCGGGAAATTCGCAACACGCGCCAGCTTTCTATTCTCTCAGCCGAAGAGATGGCCCAGATCGCCACGGCCATCGATCTGCCTGAGCTTGATCCCACACTACTCGGCGTGTCGATCATCCTTGAAGGCATTCCGGATTTTACCCTCGTGCCACCGGGGTCACGCCTGCAAAACGCCCAAGGTACGACGCTTGTGGTCGACATCGAAAACGGCCCCTGCAATTTGCCCGCGCGAGAGATCGAAAGCGCGGCCCCCGGTCACGGCAAGGGCTTCAAGGCCGCGGCACGGGGCAAGCGCGGTGTGACCGCTTGGGTCGAACGGGAAGGGCCGCTGTCCTTGGGTGACGAACTGCGACTTTTTGTACCCAACCAACCCAGTTGGCCCCACCTCGGCTAA
- the tolQ gene encoding protein TolQ, with amino-acid sequence MEAETLALAQGIDFSLWGLFAKATVTVKLVMIMLIGASFWSWSIIVQKTIQYRKARAEAAQFDQAFWSGEPLDGLFDNIGADPDGSSEKIFAAGMSEWRRSHREDGALIPGATARIDRSMDVAISKEAERLQKGLPVLATVGSTAPFVGLFGTVFGIMNSFIEIAAQQNTNLAVVAPGIAEALLATGIGLLAAIPAVVFYNKLSADSDRILGNYEAFSDEFATILSRQLDS; translated from the coding sequence ATGGAAGCAGAGACGCTGGCATTGGCACAGGGGATTGATTTCTCCCTGTGGGGGCTGTTCGCGAAGGCGACAGTCACGGTCAAACTTGTAATGATCATGCTGATCGGGGCCTCTTTCTGGTCTTGGTCAATCATCGTTCAAAAGACCATCCAGTACCGCAAAGCCCGCGCCGAAGCGGCGCAGTTTGATCAGGCGTTCTGGTCGGGCGAGCCGCTGGATGGGTTGTTTGATAATATCGGCGCTGACCCGGATGGATCTTCAGAAAAAATCTTTGCTGCTGGCATGTCGGAATGGCGCCGCTCGCACCGCGAAGACGGCGCGCTGATCCCCGGTGCCACCGCGCGGATCGACCGCTCGATGGATGTGGCGATTTCCAAAGAGGCGGAACGTCTGCAAAAGGGGCTGCCGGTGCTGGCGACCGTGGGGTCCACCGCGCCCTTCGTCGGTCTGTTCGGCACGGTTTTCGGCATTATGAACTCGTTCATTGAGATCGCCGCGCAGCAAAACACCAATCTCGCGGTCGTCGCCCCCGGTATTGCCGAGGCGCTTTTGGCGACCGGTATCGGCCTTTTGGCTGCGATCCCGGCGGTTGTGTTCTACAACAAGCTCAGCGCCGACAGTGACCGCATCCTTGGCAACTACGAAGCCTTTTCGGATGAGTTCGCCACCATCCTCAGCCGCCAGTTGGACAGCTAA
- the tilS gene encoding tRNA lysidine(34) synthetase TilS, translated as MAAPAALADTALADRLVAGLGGTLPPRLGVAVSGGGDSMALLSLLHGLCAAAGTQLEAVTVDHGLRPEAATEAAFVAHHAGALGLPHETLQWRGWDGQGNLQNAAREARYRLMADWAARRDLPCIALGHTADDQAETVLMRLARRSGVDGLSAMAPQSRRHGVTWLRPLLFARRESLRDYLRRAGLEWVDDPSNDDPRYARIQTRQSLAALDPLGIDVETLAEVASNMATARDALERQTERAAGDILRMEGGALVMRSEAFFAEPEEIRRRLMIRALGKISGSAYSPRRGPVAALIAGLAEGQAATLDGCQALVRRGEIWLFREYNAVRDLRVPVNHLWDKRWRAVPSGGAPEGAELRALGPEGLAQCPNWRSLGRPRAMLLSTPAIWQGAQLLAAPLAGLDEKWHVLLESGAEWINTAPLSH; from the coding sequence ATGGCTGCCCCCGCCGCTTTGGCTGACACCGCGCTGGCCGACAGGCTGGTGGCGGGGCTTGGCGGCACGTTACCGCCCCGCCTTGGTGTTGCGGTCTCGGGCGGGGGCGATTCCATGGCGTTGTTGTCCCTGCTGCACGGGCTTTGCGCGGCGGCGGGTACGCAACTTGAAGCCGTTACCGTGGATCACGGTCTGCGACCCGAAGCCGCGACAGAAGCGGCGTTCGTGGCACACCATGCGGGTGCTTTGGGCCTGCCCCATGAAACGCTGCAATGGCGCGGCTGGGATGGGCAGGGCAACCTCCAAAACGCTGCGCGTGAGGCGCGGTATCGGCTGATGGCGGATTGGGCGGCGCGACGCGATTTGCCCTGCATCGCCCTTGGCCATACGGCAGATGATCAGGCCGAGACGGTTTTGATGCGACTGGCCCGCCGCTCTGGGGTTGATGGCTTGTCGGCCATGGCCCCGCAGAGCAGGCGGCACGGGGTCACATGGCTGCGTCCCTTACTCTTCGCCCGCCGAGAAAGCTTGCGCGACTATCTGCGCCGCGCGGGTCTTGAGTGGGTCGACGATCCCAGCAACGATGATCCTCGTTACGCGCGCATTCAAACCCGCCAAAGCCTTGCGGCACTTGATCCGCTTGGCATTGATGTCGAGACGCTGGCCGAGGTGGCAAGCAATATGGCAACCGCCCGCGACGCGCTGGAACGCCAGACTGAGCGTGCCGCAGGCGATATTCTGCGCATGGAGGGTGGGGCACTGGTGATGCGGTCTGAGGCTTTCTTTGCCGAACCCGAAGAGATCCGCCGCCGCCTGATGATCCGCGCGCTAGGGAAGATTAGCGGCAGCGCCTATTCCCCTCGACGCGGACCCGTAGCAGCCCTGATTGCCGGGCTGGCGGAAGGACAGGCCGCAACGCTGGATGGTTGTCAGGCGCTGGTACGGCGCGGTGAAATCTGGCTCTTTCGCGAATATAATGCGGTGCGGGATCTTCGGGTGCCTGTGAATCACCTCTGGGATAAGCGCTGGCGTGCGGTGCCGTCGGGCGGGGCCCCAGAGGGGGCTGAGTTGCGCGCCTTGGGGCCCGAAGGTCTGGCCCAATGTCCCAATTGGCGCAGCCTTGGGCGGCCCCGGGCCATGCTGTTGTCCACCCCGGCGATCTGGCAAGGCGCGCAGCTGCTTGCAGCGCCCCTTGCCGGGCTGGACGAGAAATGGCATGTCCTGCTCGAAAGCGGCGCGGAATGGATCAACACCGCGCCATTATCGCATTGA
- the ftsH gene encoding ATP-dependent zinc metalloprotease FtsH → MGNVRNLAFWVVLMLLVLALFNLFSGSSGSLQNNEVSYSEFVTSVQDGDVRNVTLDGEQVRFRSADGADYLTIKPEDAELTQLLISNEIPVKARPQQQSGFQTFLMSLLPIALLIGVWIYFMNRMQGGGKGGAMGFGKSKAKMLTEKQGRVTFDDVAGIDEAKEELEEIVEFLRNPQKFSRLGGKIPKGALLVGPPGTGKTLLARAIAGEAGVPFFTISGSDFVEMFVGVGASRVRDMFEQAKKNAPCIVFIDEIDAVGRHRGAGYGGGNDEREQTLNQLLVEMDGFESNEGVIILAATNRRDVLDPALLRPGRFDRQVTVPNPDIKGREKILSVHARKTPLGPDVDLRIIARGTPGFSGADLANLVNEAALMAARVGRRFVTMIDFEQAKDKVMMGPERRSMVMTAEQKEMTAYHEAGHALVGMTLPKCDPVYKATIIPRGGALGMVMSLPEIDRLNMFKDECHQRLAMAMAGKAAEIHKYGPDSVSNGPAGDIQQASALARAMVLQWGMSDKVGNIDYSEAAQGYQGNTGGFSVSANTKELVEKEVQKFIQDGYDHALKIITEKEVEFERLAQGLLEYETLTGDEIKRVMEGLPPAEDSDDDNSDAGSAPSVTAIPKAKGKKTPPKDGGMEPEPSV, encoded by the coding sequence TTGGGAAATGTTCGTAACCTCGCCTTCTGGGTTGTCCTGATGCTGCTGGTACTGGCGCTGTTCAACCTGTTCAGCGGGTCCAGCGGTTCGCTGCAAAACAACGAGGTCAGCTATTCCGAGTTTGTTACCTCCGTACAGGATGGTGATGTCCGTAATGTGACATTGGACGGCGAGCAGGTGCGTTTTCGGTCGGCAGACGGGGCGGACTATCTCACGATCAAGCCCGAAGACGCAGAACTGACGCAGCTGTTGATCAGCAATGAGATCCCTGTAAAAGCGCGCCCGCAGCAGCAGTCTGGTTTCCAAACCTTCCTGATGTCGCTGCTGCCGATCGCGTTGCTGATTGGTGTCTGGATTTACTTCATGAACCGCATGCAGGGCGGCGGCAAAGGCGGCGCAATGGGCTTTGGCAAATCCAAAGCCAAGATGCTGACCGAAAAGCAGGGCCGCGTGACCTTTGACGACGTGGCGGGCATCGACGAGGCCAAGGAAGAGCTTGAAGAGATCGTCGAATTCCTCCGCAACCCGCAGAAATTCTCGCGCCTTGGCGGCAAAATCCCTAAAGGCGCGCTGCTCGTGGGCCCTCCCGGTACGGGTAAGACATTGCTGGCGCGCGCGATTGCAGGCGAGGCGGGTGTGCCTTTCTTCACCATCTCCGGCTCTGATTTTGTTGAGATGTTTGTCGGTGTCGGTGCGAGCCGTGTCCGCGATATGTTCGAACAGGCCAAGAAAAACGCGCCCTGTATCGTCTTTATCGACGAAATCGATGCCGTGGGTCGTCACCGGGGTGCCGGTTATGGCGGCGGCAATGACGAGCGTGAGCAGACATTGAACCAGTTGCTGGTCGAGATGGACGGTTTTGAGAGCAACGAAGGTGTCATCATCCTCGCCGCGACCAACCGCCGCGACGTGCTCGACCCCGCGCTGCTGCGGCCGGGTCGCTTTGACCGTCAGGTCACAGTGCCAAACCCCGACATCAAAGGCCGCGAGAAGATCCTCTCCGTTCACGCCCGCAAGACCCCGCTTGGGCCGGATGTTGACCTGCGCATCATCGCGCGCGGCACGCCGGGCTTCTCGGGTGCTGATCTGGCGAACCTTGTGAACGAGGCAGCACTCATGGCCGCCCGTGTGGGCCGCCGTTTCGTCACAATGATCGATTTTGAGCAGGCCAAAGACAAAGTCATGATGGGGCCAGAGCGCCGCTCGATGGTGATGACCGCCGAGCAGAAAGAAATGACCGCCTATCATGAAGCTGGTCATGCGCTGGTGGGCATGACCCTGCCGAAATGTGATCCGGTCTATAAGGCCACGATCATTCCGCGTGGTGGTGCGCTTGGTATGGTGATGAGCCTGCCTGAGATTGACCGTCTGAACATGTTCAAGGACGAATGCCACCAGCGTTTGGCCATGGCCATGGCGGGCAAGGCGGCCGAGATTCACAAGTACGGCCCCGATTCTGTCTCCAACGGGCCAGCGGGCGACATCCAGCAGGCATCTGCCTTGGCACGTGCAATGGTGCTGCAATGGGGCATGTCGGATAAAGTCGGCAACATCGACTATTCCGAAGCAGCGCAGGGCTATCAGGGCAACACTGGCGGGTTCTCGGTGTCAGCTAATACCAAGGAACTGGTTGAGAAAGAGGTCCAGAAGTTCATTCAGGACGGCTATGACCACGCGCTGAAGATCATCACCGAGAAAGAGGTGGAGTTCGAGCGTCTGGCGCAAGGTTTGCTGGAATACGAAACCCTGACGGGCGATGAGATCAAACGCGTCATGGAGGGGCTGCCGCCTGCGGAAGATTCCGACGACGACAACTCTGACGCGGGCAGTGCGCCGAGCGTCACCGCGATCCCCAAAGCGAAAGGCAAGAAGACCCCGCCAAAGGATGGCGGGATGGAGCCTGAGCCTTCGGTTTAA
- the pal gene encoding peptidoglycan-associated lipoprotein Pal, translating to MKRILTSTLLISALAVSACTNPDRFGADGMGGAGVGANGGAGVNAGVVPGSANDPTSTAYFQQAVGDRVLFLVDQSTLTDVGRATLDGQVAWLQTNSDYQAVIEGHADEQGTREYNIALGGRRANAVREYMISRGIAASRLKTISYGKERPIEICSDEACYAKNRRAVTVLAGGALTS from the coding sequence ATGAAACGTATTTTGACCAGCACGCTTTTGATTTCCGCATTGGCCGTGTCGGCCTGTACCAACCCTGACCGCTTTGGTGCCGATGGCATGGGCGGTGCCGGGGTCGGGGCCAATGGTGGCGCAGGGGTCAACGCCGGCGTGGTGCCGGGCAGTGCGAACGATCCCACCTCCACAGCCTATTTCCAACAGGCTGTCGGCGACCGGGTGCTGTTCCTTGTGGACCAATCCACACTGACCGATGTAGGCCGCGCCACGCTCGATGGGCAGGTCGCTTGGTTGCAGACAAACTCGGACTATCAAGCCGTGATCGAAGGTCACGCGGATGAGCAGGGCACACGCGAATACAACATCGCGCTTGGCGGTCGCCGCGCCAATGCGGTGCGTGAATACATGATTTCGCGCGGTATCGCTGCATCGCGGCTCAAGACCATCAGCTACGGCAAAGAACGCCCGATCGAGATTTGCTCAGATGAGGCTTGCTATGCCAAGAACCGCCGCGCCGTGACCGTGCTGGCCGGTGGCGCGCTGACCAGCTAA